In a single window of the Massilia oculi genome:
- a CDS encoding ATP-binding protein yields the protein MKDFFGSMTGRVFLTLLLGVWISAALIQLAADYQRWRDWERQLEQHRLERAEQLVMATEIVPAEARSIYLDVANRPGLELAVADTQPEAAPATSFAQQLAARLGKGYRVESVTARPAACDTAQRLPMMYGLLSMAYGGACESLNLHLRDGAELRLSVLPPRLARDGDTDLRILVALFMVSIAVLAYLVARMTTRPFKQLAQAAQDLGQDINRPPLDLTGASEIRQASAAFNAMQARIRQYIFQRTQMLAAITHDLQTPLTRMRLRLEKVSDNELQERLIGDLSAMQEMVREGLVLARSMDTTEAMQMLDLDSLLEAVCADASDAGQDVTLQGKATMAVLGRPLDLRRCLGNLIDNAVKYGRDARVCVDRINGTARVRIRDSGPGIPRSELGRVFDPFYRVETSRSRESGGTGLGLTIARNITEQHGGSITLANHPEAGLEVTLMLPAYYPNKS from the coding sequence GTGAAGGATTTCTTCGGGTCGATGACGGGCCGGGTGTTCCTCACGCTGCTGCTGGGCGTGTGGATCTCGGCCGCGCTGATCCAGCTGGCGGCCGACTACCAGCGCTGGCGCGACTGGGAGCGCCAGCTCGAGCAGCACAGGCTCGAGCGCGCCGAGCAGCTGGTCATGGCCACCGAGATCGTGCCGGCCGAGGCGCGCTCGATCTATCTCGACGTCGCCAACCGCCCCGGCCTGGAACTCGCAGTCGCCGACACCCAGCCTGAGGCAGCCCCGGCGACGTCCTTCGCCCAGCAGCTGGCCGCACGCCTCGGCAAGGGCTACCGGGTCGAATCGGTCACTGCACGCCCGGCCGCCTGTGACACCGCGCAGCGCCTGCCGATGATGTACGGCCTGCTCAGCATGGCGTATGGCGGCGCCTGCGAATCGCTCAACCTGCACCTGCGCGATGGCGCCGAGCTGCGCCTGTCGGTGCTGCCGCCGCGCCTGGCGCGGGACGGCGACACCGACCTGCGCATCCTGGTGGCCCTGTTCATGGTCAGCATCGCCGTGCTGGCCTACCTGGTGGCGCGCATGACCACCCGGCCGTTCAAGCAGCTGGCCCAGGCCGCGCAAGACCTGGGGCAGGACATCAACCGTCCGCCGCTCGACCTCACGGGCGCCAGCGAGATCCGCCAGGCCAGCGCCGCCTTCAACGCGATGCAGGCGCGCATCCGCCAGTACATCTTCCAGCGCACGCAGATGCTGGCCGCGATCACCCACGACCTGCAGACGCCGCTCACGCGCATGCGCCTGCGGCTCGAGAAAGTATCGGACAACGAATTGCAGGAACGCCTGATCGGCGACCTGTCGGCGATGCAGGAAATGGTGCGCGAAGGCCTGGTGCTGGCGCGCAGCATGGACACCACCGAGGCGATGCAGATGCTGGACCTCGATTCGCTGCTCGAGGCGGTGTGCGCCGACGCCAGCGACGCCGGCCAGGACGTCACGCTGCAGGGCAAGGCCACGATGGCGGTGCTGGGCCGGCCGCTCGACCTGCGCCGCTGCCTGGGCAACCTGATCGACAACGCGGTGAAGTACGGCCGCGATGCGCGCGTTTGCGTCGACCGCATCAACGGCACGGCGCGGGTGCGCATCCGCGACAGCGGACCGGGCATCCCGCGGAGCGAGCTGGGACGGGTGTTCGACCCGTTCTACCGGGTCGAGACCTCGCGTTCGCGCGAATCGGGCGGCACCGGCCTGGGGCTGACGATCGCGCGCAACATCACGGAGCAGCACGGCGGCAGCATCACCCTTGCCAACCACCCGGAAGCCGGGCTGGAGGTGACCCTGATGCTGCCGGCCTACTATCCGAACAAATCGTGA
- the rplQ gene encoding 50S ribosomal protein L17 produces the protein MRHRHGLRKLNRTSSHRLAMLRNMTVSLLRHEAIKTTVPKAKELRRVIEPILTLGKTDTLANKRLAFARLRDREMVQKLFAELGPRYANRNGGYLRILKMGFRVGDNAPMAYVELLDRPEVTSAEEAPTAE, from the coding sequence ATGCGTCACCGTCACGGCCTTCGTAAACTGAACCGTACCTCGTCCCACCGTCTGGCAATGCTGCGCAACATGACTGTTTCGCTGCTGCGTCACGAAGCCATCAAGACCACCGTCCCGAAAGCCAAGGAACTGCGTCGCGTCATCGAACCGATCCTGACCCTGGGCAAGACCGACACCCTGGCCAACAAGCGCCTGGCCTTCGCTCGCCTGCGCGACCGCGAAATGGTCCAGAAGCTGTTCGCTGAGCTGGGTCCTCGCTACGCAAACCGCAACGGCGGCTACCTGCGTATCCTGAAGATGGGTTTCCGCGTTGGCGACAATGCTCCTATGGCCTACGTCGAACTGCTGGACCGTCCAGAAGTCACCTCGGCTGAAGAAGCACCGACCGCCGAGTAA
- the dsbD gene encoding protein-disulfide reductase DsbD, with protein MYRSYVRGLLQACLTLFAVFFLFTATPARAQQDFLDPAVAFRFDARMADPQTAEITYVIAPAYYMYRERFAFQASGAGVTLGEPRIPQGKVKYDPTFEKDLETHTGTLVIRIPVEGTGPFTLTATSQGCADAGLCYPPQEHSVNLGAGGAQPASGLPIGIGAGQAPPSSQPMADSAPATSAVAPASDLSTIAGILGGGSLLAIVPAFILLGLGLAFTPCVLPMVPILSSIIVGEGRHVSRSRGFVLSLAYSLGMAIVYTLLGIAAGLAGEGLAAALQNPWVLGAFATLIVAMSLSMFGFYQLQLPNTLQTRLTQASNSQQGGKLAGVFVMGAISALIVGPCVAAPLAGALVYISQTRDVLIGGAALFSMAVGMSIPLLLVGLSAGSLLPRVGPWMESVKRLFGVLMLAMAIWLVSPVIPGLAQMLLWAALLLGYGFYLLRHTRHWAAMAFGAACAVLGATQLVGVASGGRDAWAPLAHLGGAPQNHGLVFSRIKTVAQLDAALAANAGKTVMLDFYADWCVSCKEMEKFTFVDPAVQQKLADTVLLQVDVTANDADDKAMLKRFGLFGPPGIILFDGQGKEIADSRVIGFQNAEKFLNSLQRLAR; from the coding sequence ATGTACCGATCCTACGTTCGTGGCCTGCTCCAGGCCTGCCTGACGCTGTTCGCCGTCTTCTTCCTGTTCACCGCTACGCCAGCCCGCGCCCAGCAGGACTTCCTGGACCCCGCCGTCGCCTTCCGTTTTGACGCGCGCATGGCGGACCCGCAGACCGCCGAGATCACCTACGTCATCGCCCCCGCGTACTACATGTACCGCGAGCGCTTCGCCTTCCAGGCCAGCGGCGCCGGCGTCACGCTGGGCGAGCCGCGGATTCCGCAGGGCAAGGTGAAGTACGACCCGACCTTCGAAAAGGATCTCGAGACCCATACCGGCACCCTGGTCATCCGCATCCCGGTCGAGGGTACGGGCCCGTTCACCCTGACTGCGACCAGCCAGGGCTGCGCCGACGCCGGCCTGTGCTATCCGCCGCAGGAGCACAGCGTGAACCTTGGCGCCGGCGGCGCCCAACCCGCATCCGGATTGCCGATCGGGATCGGCGCGGGACAGGCCCCGCCATCCTCGCAGCCGATGGCCGACAGCGCGCCTGCCACGAGCGCGGTGGCGCCGGCATCGGACCTGTCGACCATCGCCGGCATCCTCGGCGGCGGCAGCCTGCTGGCCATCGTGCCGGCCTTTATCCTGCTCGGCCTGGGCCTGGCGTTCACTCCCTGCGTGCTGCCGATGGTGCCGATCCTGTCCTCGATCATCGTGGGCGAGGGCAGGCACGTGAGCCGTTCGCGCGGCTTCGTGCTGTCGCTGGCGTATTCGCTGGGCATGGCGATCGTCTACACCTTGCTGGGCATCGCCGCCGGCCTGGCCGGCGAAGGCCTGGCCGCCGCGCTGCAGAACCCCTGGGTGCTGGGCGCCTTCGCGACCCTGATCGTGGCCATGTCGCTGTCGATGTTCGGTTTCTATCAGTTACAACTGCCTAACACCTTGCAGACCCGTTTGACGCAGGCATCCAACAGCCAGCAGGGCGGCAAGCTGGCCGGCGTGTTCGTCATGGGCGCCATTTCGGCCCTGATCGTGGGTCCCTGCGTGGCGGCGCCGCTGGCCGGCGCCCTGGTCTACATCAGCCAGACGCGCGACGTCCTGATCGGCGGCGCGGCGCTGTTCTCGATGGCGGTGGGGATGAGCATCCCGCTGCTGCTGGTGGGCCTGTCGGCCGGTTCGCTGCTGCCGCGCGTGGGGCCGTGGATGGAATCGGTGAAGCGCCTGTTCGGCGTGCTGATGCTGGCGATGGCGATCTGGCTGGTGTCGCCGGTAATCCCGGGCCTGGCCCAGATGCTGCTGTGGGCGGCGCTGCTGCTGGGGTATGGTTTCTACCTGCTGCGCCATACCCGCCATTGGGCGGCGATGGCGTTCGGCGCGGCCTGTGCCGTGCTGGGGGCGACCCAGCTGGTGGGCGTGGCCAGCGGCGGGCGCGACGCCTGGGCGCCGCTGGCGCACCTGGGTGGCGCGCCGCAGAACCACGGGCTCGTCTTCAGCCGCATCAAGACCGTGGCCCAGCTGGACGCCGCGCTGGCGGCCAACGCCGGCAAGACCGTGATGCTCGATTTTTATGCCGACTGGTGCGTGTCGTGCAAGGAGATGGAGAAGTTCACCTTCGTCGACCCGGCCGTGCAGCAAAAGCTGGCCGATACCGTGCTGCTGCAGGTGGACGTGACGGCCAACGATGCCGACGACAAGGCCATGCTCAAGCGCTTCGGCCTGTTCGGGCCGCCGGGCATCATCCTGTTCGACGGGCAGGGGAAGGAAATCGCGGATAGCCGGGTGATCGGCTTCCAGAATGCGGAGAAGTTCCTGAATTCGTTGCAGCGCTTGGCGCGCTGA
- a CDS encoding response regulator, producing MDTPSTILIVDDDRDIRTLLADYLESNGYRTLAAADGTAMWKALDETRPDLIVLDLNMPGDDGLTLCRKLRATSTLPVIMLTARNEPLDRILGLEMGADDYLPKPFEPRELLARIRSVLRRSHAMPSNTPSENVQQMRFSGWTLDLTARHLLNPDGIVIMLSGAEFRLLRVFLEHPNRVLNRDQLLNLTQGRDADPFDRSIDIQISRLRQKLGEDARMPQIIKTVRNGGYVLAGQVTVEPAA from the coding sequence ATGGATACTCCCTCTACGATTCTGATCGTCGACGATGACCGCGACATCCGGACGCTGCTGGCCGACTACCTCGAGTCGAACGGCTACCGGACGCTGGCCGCCGCCGACGGCACGGCGATGTGGAAGGCGCTCGACGAAACCCGGCCCGACCTCATCGTGCTCGACCTGAACATGCCCGGCGACGACGGCCTGACCCTGTGCCGCAAGCTGCGCGCCACCTCGACCCTGCCGGTCATCATGCTGACCGCCCGCAACGAGCCGCTGGACCGCATCCTCGGCCTCGAGATGGGCGCCGACGACTACCTGCCCAAGCCCTTCGAGCCGCGCGAGCTGCTGGCGCGCATCCGCAGCGTGCTGCGCCGCTCGCACGCCATGCCGTCCAACACGCCGTCCGAGAACGTGCAGCAGATGCGCTTCTCGGGCTGGACGCTCGACCTCACCGCGCGCCACCTGCTGAACCCGGACGGCATCGTGATCATGCTTTCTGGCGCCGAATTCCGCCTGCTGCGCGTGTTCCTCGAGCATCCGAATCGGGTGCTGAACCGCGACCAGCTGCTCAACCTCACGCAAGGGCGCGACGCCGACCCGTTCGACCGCTCGATCGACATCCAGATCAGCCGCCTGCGCCAGAAGCTGGGCGAGGATGCGCGCATGCCCCAGATCATCAAGACGGTCCGCAACGGCGGCTACGTGCTGGCCGGCCAGGTGACGGTGGAGCCGGCGGCGTGA
- the infA gene encoding translation initiation factor IF-1 has product MAKDDVIQMQGEILENLPNATFRVKLENGHVVLGHISGKMRMNYIRILPGDKVTVELTPYDLSRARIVFRTK; this is encoded by the coding sequence ATGGCAAAAGACGACGTCATCCAAATGCAGGGGGAGATCCTCGAGAATCTCCCAAACGCGACGTTCCGCGTAAAGCTGGAAAACGGCCATGTGGTCCTGGGGCATATCTCGGGTAAAATGCGGATGAACTATATCCGCATCCTCCCGGGTGACAAGGTGACGGTGGAGTTGACTCCGTATGACCTGTCCCGGGCCCGCATCGTGTTCCGCACCAAGTAA
- the rpsD gene encoding 30S ribosomal protein S4, whose protein sequence is MARYIGPKAKLSRREGTDLFLKSARRSLDSKCKLDVKPGQHGVKSGARTSDYGNQLREKQKVKRIYGVLERQFRRYFAEANRRKGNTGETLLKLLESRLDNVAYRMGFGSTRAEARQLVSHKAFTVNGNVVNIASYQVKTGDVIAVREKAKKQVRIAEALSLAEQVGFPSWVSVDAKKLEGTFRSFPERNEIAADVNEALIVELYSR, encoded by the coding sequence GTGGCACGTTATATCGGACCAAAAGCAAAACTGTCGCGCCGTGAAGGCACCGACCTGTTCCTGAAGAGCGCACGTCGTTCGCTCGATTCGAAGTGCAAACTGGACGTCAAGCCAGGCCAGCACGGCGTCAAGTCGGGTGCCCGCACCTCGGACTACGGCAACCAGCTGCGCGAAAAGCAGAAGGTCAAGCGTATTTACGGCGTGCTGGAGCGTCAGTTCCGCCGCTACTTCGCTGAAGCGAACCGCCGCAAGGGCAACACCGGCGAAACCCTGCTGAAGCTGCTGGAATCGCGCCTGGACAACGTCGCTTACCGCATGGGCTTCGGCTCGACCCGCGCCGAAGCACGCCAGCTGGTGAGCCACAAGGCCTTCACCGTGAACGGCAACGTCGTGAACATCGCTTCGTACCAGGTCAAGACCGGCGACGTGATCGCTGTTCGTGAAAAAGCCAAGAAGCAAGTGCGTATCGCTGAAGCGCTGTCGCTGGCTGAACAAGTCGGCTTCCCGAGCTGGGTCTCGGTCGACGCGAAGAAGCTGGAAGGCACCTTCCGTTCGTTCCCAGAGCGTAACGAAATCGCTGCTGACGTCAACGAAGCGCTGATCGTCGAACTGTACTCGCGTTAA
- the rpsK gene encoding 30S ribosomal protein S11 gives MAKQQSSAAAARVRKKVKKNVAEGIAHVHASFNNTIITITDRQGNALSWATSGGAGFKGSRKSTPFAAQVAAEAAGKVAQESGVKNLEVRIKGPGPGRESAVRALNNLGIKITEIQDVTPVPHNGCRPPKRRRI, from the coding sequence ATGGCCAAGCAACAAAGCAGCGCAGCAGCAGCACGCGTGCGCAAGAAAGTGAAGAAGAACGTTGCCGAGGGCATCGCCCACGTGCACGCTTCGTTCAACAACACGATCATCACCATCACCGACCGCCAGGGCAACGCCCTGTCGTGGGCAACCTCCGGTGGCGCCGGCTTCAAGGGTTCGCGCAAATCGACCCCGTTCGCGGCTCAGGTCGCTGCCGAAGCTGCAGGCAAGGTCGCTCAGGAATCGGGCGTGAAAAACCTGGAAGTGCGCATCAAGGGCCCAGGCCCAGGCCGTGAATCGGCCGTGCGCGCCCTGAACAACCTCGGCATCAAGATCACCGAGATCCAGGACGTCACCCCAGTTCCACACAACGGCTGCCGTCCGCCGAAGCGTCGCCGTATCTGA
- a CDS encoding Spy/CpxP family protein refolding chaperone, with the protein MNTLRKNLVIALTAAGLFGATIGAQAQTAAPAEGRPALTAEQRLAKKAEWQAKAGERRAKMEQHRAERQAKLRDALKLNAQQQPAWDAFVASMAPPKKGERAGRGDRAAWASLSAPQRMEKQIAMQKERTARMETRLGALNSFYAQLTPEQRKTFDEQAKHRKGPRHHGHHGKPANA; encoded by the coding sequence ATGAACACCCTCCGCAAGAACCTCGTGATCGCTCTTACCGCTGCCGGCCTGTTCGGCGCCACCATCGGCGCCCAGGCCCAGACCGCCGCTCCTGCCGAAGGCCGTCCGGCCTTGACGGCCGAGCAACGCCTGGCCAAGAAGGCCGAGTGGCAGGCCAAGGCCGGCGAGCGCCGCGCGAAAATGGAACAGCACCGCGCCGAACGCCAGGCCAAGCTGCGCGATGCGCTCAAGCTCAATGCGCAGCAGCAGCCGGCCTGGGACGCCTTCGTCGCCAGCATGGCGCCGCCGAAGAAGGGTGAGCGCGCCGGACGTGGCGACCGCGCCGCCTGGGCCAGCCTGAGCGCCCCACAGCGCATGGAAAAGCAGATCGCCATGCAGAAGGAGCGCACCGCGCGCATGGAAACGCGCCTTGGGGCCCTGAACAGCTTCTATGCCCAGCTGACGCCGGAGCAGCGCAAGACCTTCGACGAGCAGGCCAAGCACCGCAAGGGCCCGCGCCATCACGGCCATCACGGCAAGCCCGCGAACGCATAA
- the secY gene encoding preprotein translocase subunit SecY, protein MATNSQLGKSAASGFPWGRLWFLLGALVVYRIGAHIPVPGIDPVQLAALFKQNEGGILGMFNMFSGGALSRFTVFALGIMPYISASIIMQLASIVSPQLEALKKEGEAGRRKITQYTRYFTVALALFQAFGIAVALEAQPGLVIDPGLGFRFVTVVTLLTGTMFLMWLGEQITERGLGNGISIIIFAGIAAGLPSALGGLFTLVSNGSIGSFSAILIVVLVAAVTYAVVFVERGQRKILVNYAKRQVGNKIYGGQTSHLPLKLNMAGVIPPIFASSIILFPATIVDWFTRGKDSSGPVIGFLKDLAASMAPGEPIHALLYAVAIVFFCFFYTALVFNSKETADNLKKSGAFVPGIRPGEQTARYIDKILMRLTLAGAVYITLVCLVPEFMTAQWKVPFYFGGTSLLIIVVVTMDFMAQVQNYVMSQQYDSLLRKANFKGGVPTR, encoded by the coding sequence TTGGCGACTAATTCACAACTTGGTAAAAGCGCCGCTTCCGGATTCCCCTGGGGCCGGCTGTGGTTTTTGCTTGGCGCATTGGTCGTGTACCGCATCGGTGCTCACATCCCGGTTCCCGGGATTGACCCGGTGCAGCTCGCTGCGCTGTTCAAGCAGAACGAGGGCGGCATCCTGGGCATGTTCAACATGTTCTCGGGTGGCGCCTTGTCCCGCTTTACCGTGTTCGCGCTCGGCATCATGCCTTACATTTCGGCTTCGATCATCATGCAGCTTGCATCGATCGTCTCGCCGCAACTCGAGGCGTTGAAGAAAGAGGGCGAGGCCGGCCGCCGCAAGATCACCCAGTACACCCGTTACTTCACGGTTGCGCTGGCTCTGTTCCAGGCGTTCGGCATCGCAGTCGCGCTCGAGGCGCAGCCTGGCCTGGTCATCGACCCTGGCCTCGGCTTCCGCTTCGTGACCGTCGTTACCCTCCTGACCGGCACCATGTTCCTCATGTGGCTGGGCGAGCAGATCACCGAGCGTGGTCTTGGCAACGGCATTTCGATCATCATCTTTGCCGGCATCGCAGCAGGTCTGCCTTCGGCCCTGGGCGGCTTGTTCACCCTGGTCTCGAACGGCTCGATCGGCAGCTTCTCGGCCATCCTGATCGTGGTCCTGGTGGCTGCGGTGACGTATGCGGTGGTGTTCGTGGAACGCGGACAGCGCAAGATCCTGGTCAATTACGCGAAACGTCAGGTCGGCAACAAGATCTACGGTGGCCAAACCAGCCACCTGCCCTTGAAGCTGAACATGGCAGGCGTGATCCCGCCGATCTTCGCATCGTCGATCATTCTGTTCCCGGCGACGATCGTCGACTGGTTCACGCGCGGCAAGGATTCGTCCGGCCCCGTGATCGGGTTCCTGAAGGATCTGGCGGCGTCGATGGCGCCAGGCGAGCCAATCCACGCGTTGCTGTATGCGGTGGCGATCGTGTTCTTCTGCTTCTTCTACACCGCGCTGGTATTCAACAGCAAGGAAACGGCGGACAACTTGAAGAAGAGCGGCGCGTTTGTTCCGGGCATCCGTCCGGGCGAGCAGACCGCGCGCTATATCGACAAGATCCTGATGCGCCTGACCCTGGCCGGTGCAGTCTATATCACCCTGGTGTGCCTGGTGCCGGAGTTCATGACCGCACAGTGGAAGGTTCCCTTCTACTTCGGTGGCACGTCGCTCCTGATCATCGTGGTGGTGACGATGGACTTCATGGCACAAGTGCAGAACTACGTCATGTCGCAGCAATATGATTCCCTGCTGCGTAAGGCTAACTTCAAGGGTGGAGTTCCTACGCGATAA
- a CDS encoding efflux RND transporter periplasmic adaptor subunit, giving the protein MKKKNVGVIAGIAALVLAGGWYLNQSNDAKAEAGSAQGPGGAGGPPPVTVNVVTPERRDVGVELFANGSVTPMKTVNLHPQTVTTIRKVHIREGQFVKEGQLMFSLDDRADMANVARAEAQVARDSATLADLERQYKRSQELVAQNFLAQSALDSLLSQVEAQRALVQSNQAAARATQVSASYTTIRAPMAGRVGAIDVHPGALVQMTTSLTTITQLDPINVSFTLPESTLGALLSAQKRGNVEVRVNSGNSAGSGKDEDAPVVGRLSFIDNAVDPQAGTIRVKGEFANGDTSLWPGQYVTANVVVQTLANAVVIPQTAIITSTNGTFVYVLGEGNSARQVPVQRVYAFGDRAAVTGLKGDEKVITEGKQNLRPGGKVRLAGQGAKPAAAPAPAKQGEQA; this is encoded by the coding sequence ATGAAAAAGAAGAATGTCGGCGTCATCGCCGGAATCGCGGCGCTGGTGCTTGCCGGCGGCTGGTACCTGAACCAGAGCAATGATGCCAAGGCCGAGGCAGGATCGGCCCAGGGGCCGGGCGGCGCCGGCGGCCCGCCGCCGGTGACCGTCAATGTGGTGACGCCCGAGCGGCGCGACGTCGGCGTCGAACTGTTCGCCAACGGCAGCGTGACCCCGATGAAGACGGTCAACCTGCATCCGCAGACCGTTACGACGATCCGCAAGGTGCATATCCGCGAAGGCCAGTTCGTCAAGGAAGGCCAGCTGATGTTCTCGCTCGACGACCGCGCCGACATGGCCAACGTCGCGCGCGCCGAAGCGCAGGTGGCGCGCGATTCCGCCACCCTTGCCGACCTGGAGCGCCAGTACAAGCGCAGCCAGGAACTGGTGGCCCAGAACTTCCTGGCCCAGAGCGCCCTCGATTCCCTGCTCAGCCAGGTCGAAGCCCAGCGCGCGCTGGTGCAGTCGAACCAGGCGGCGGCCCGCGCCACGCAAGTGAGCGCCAGCTATACCACGATCCGCGCACCGATGGCCGGCCGCGTCGGCGCCATCGACGTCCACCCGGGCGCCCTGGTGCAGATGACCACCTCGCTCACCACCATCACCCAGCTCGATCCGATCAACGTCTCGTTCACCTTGCCGGAATCGACGCTCGGCGCGCTGCTGTCCGCCCAGAAGCGGGGCAACGTCGAAGTGCGCGTCAACTCGGGCAACAGCGCCGGCAGCGGCAAGGACGAGGATGCACCGGTCGTCGGCCGCCTGAGCTTCATCGACAACGCCGTCGATCCGCAGGCCGGCACCATCCGTGTGAAGGGCGAGTTCGCCAACGGCGACACCTCCCTGTGGCCGGGCCAGTACGTGACCGCCAACGTGGTGGTGCAAACCCTGGCGAATGCGGTGGTGATCCCGCAGACCGCCATCATCACGTCGACCAACGGCACCTTCGTCTACGTGCTCGGTGAGGGGAACTCGGCGCGCCAGGTCCCGGTGCAGCGCGTGTACGCCTTCGGCGACCGCGCCGCCGTTACCGGCCTCAAGGGCGACGAAAAGGTCATCACCGAAGGCAAGCAGAACCTGCGTCCGGGCGGCAAGGTGCGCCTGGCCGGGCAGGGCGCCAAGCCGGCCGCCGCGCCGGCGCCAGCCAAGCAGGGCGAACAGGCATGA
- the rpsM gene encoding 30S ribosomal protein S13: MARIAGVNIPNHQHTVIGLTAIYGIGRPRSQKICDATGIATNKKVKDLDDNELEKLRDEVGKFVVEGDLRRELSMNIKRLMDLGCYRGMRHRKGLPVRGQRTRTNARTRKGPRKAAQSLKK; encoded by the coding sequence ATGGCACGTATTGCAGGGGTTAACATCCCAAATCATCAGCACACCGTTATCGGCCTGACGGCTATCTACGGTATTGGCCGTCCGCGTTCGCAGAAGATCTGCGACGCAACCGGTATCGCGACCAACAAGAAGGTCAAGGACCTGGACGATAACGAACTCGAGAAACTGCGCGACGAAGTCGGCAAGTTTGTCGTGGAAGGTGACCTGCGCCGCGAGCTGTCCATGAACATCAAGCGTCTGATGGACCTGGGTTGCTACCGCGGCATGCGTCACCGTAAGGGCCTGCCGGTCCGCGGTCAGCGTACCCGCACCAATGCTCGTACCCGTAAAGGTCCGCGCAAGGCAGCTCAATCGCTCAAGAAATAA
- a CDS encoding DNA-directed RNA polymerase subunit alpha, translating into MQNSLLKPRIIDVEALGAGHAKVVMEPFERGYGHTLGNALRRVLLSSMVGYAPTEVTIAGVVHEYSSLDGVQEDVVDLLLNLKGVVFKVHNRDSVTLTLKKEGEGAVLASDIDLPHDVELINPDHVIAHLTAGGKLDMQIKVEKGRGYVPGNVRRLSEDTNKTIGRIILDASFSPVRRVSYAVESARVEQRTDLDKLIINIETNGVITPEEAIRQSARVLVDQLNVFAALEGTEAAAEAPSRAPLVDPILLRPVDDLELTVRSANCLKAENIYYIGDLIQRSENELLKTPNLGRKSLNEIKEVLASRGLTLGMKLENWPPAGLEK; encoded by the coding sequence ATGCAAAATAGTTTGTTGAAGCCACGTATCATCGACGTCGAAGCACTGGGCGCCGGCCACGCGAAAGTCGTGATGGAGCCGTTCGAGCGTGGCTATGGCCACACCCTCGGCAACGCACTGCGTCGCGTCCTGCTGTCGTCGATGGTGGGCTATGCGCCGACCGAAGTGACGATCGCTGGTGTCGTGCATGAATACTCGTCGCTGGATGGCGTGCAGGAAGACGTGGTCGACCTGCTGCTGAACCTGAAAGGCGTGGTCTTCAAGGTCCACAACCGCGATTCCGTCACCCTGACCCTGAAGAAGGAAGGCGAAGGCGCCGTCCTGGCTTCGGACATCGACCTGCCGCACGACGTCGAACTGATCAACCCGGACCACGTCATCGCCCACCTGACCGCAGGCGGCAAGCTGGACATGCAGATCAAGGTCGAAAAAGGCCGCGGCTACGTGCCGGGCAACGTCCGCCGCCTGTCGGAAGACACCAACAAGACCATCGGCCGCATCATCCTGGACGCGTCGTTCTCGCCAGTGCGCCGCGTGTCGTATGCCGTGGAATCGGCCCGTGTCGAGCAGCGTACCGACCTGGACAAGCTGATCATCAACATCGAGACCAACGGCGTCATCACCCCGGAAGAAGCGATCCGCCAGTCGGCGCGCGTGCTGGTCGACCAGCTGAACGTGTTCGCCGCCCTGGAAGGCACCGAGGCCGCCGCCGAAGCGCCATCGCGCGCACCGCTGGTCGATCCGATCCTGCTGCGTCCGGTCGACGACCTGGAACTGACCGTCCGTTCGGCCAACTGCCTGAAAGCGGAAAACATCTACTACATCGGCGACCTGATCCAGCGTTCGGAAAACGAACTGCTCAAGACGCCGAACCTGGGCCGCAAGTCGCTCAACGAAATCAAGGAAGTCCTTGCTTCGCGCGGCCTGACCCTGGGCATGAAACTCGAGAACTGGCCACCAGCCGGCCTGGAAAAGTAA
- the rpmJ gene encoding 50S ribosomal protein L36: MKVNASVKRICRNCKIIKRKGVVRVICVEPRHKQRQG, from the coding sequence ATGAAAGTTAACGCTTCAGTCAAGCGGATCTGCCGCAACTGCAAGATCATCAAGCGCAAAGGCGTGGTCCGTGTGATCTGCGTCGAGCCGCGTCACAAGCAGCGTCAAGGTTAA